From the Coffea eugenioides isolate CCC68of chromosome 1, Ceug_1.0, whole genome shotgun sequence genome, the window TCCTCcttcaagaaatgtgtaaacatgagtacttcGATGTTTTTATCAACTTTTGTTGCGGCAGCCGACTGAGTTGGATTCttcaccctaaggcttttccgatttacaaactgatcagatatgtgctttgccatattgtgaagtctgcgtaactgactttgttgaaccttaacccttttcaggggatgactgaacccaagtatgtttcgaataaaccacggggattgttattcaccaaaattcaaagataaagaatgaagtatgcaagaaaattcacatgtcatacaagaatgcacacataaccatttgtgcttaaattctaccacaatgccatgaatgcaagtaatttggaaaaatgagctttgcaaaagagtgttttacaaaatgacacagttttggccaacaaatgtcatattcaattctctggatatctttgttctgaaattcaaaattgacggaagtatgacaaaatgaggagaaatccaaatgaaccaaatcaccagctgttcttcctcgtgctcgcttgctgcaaaatcctaccttggcgccctttcgggtttttacctAAGGAAGCAATGGAAGCGCTCAACCTTAATCGCCTCGGGAATATGAGTTAAAGAtttctgacatcagtaaaatgcacttccccttgtaagattaagcgaaggcattatggacatcacttgtcagttgattagcaaacttttcaatagaaatacagcaagtgacgaaagccaggactttgggcttttgtaatggggtcaggtggggtatttcaagaaaagttgaggcttgaaagcaaatttgatgagaggtgtgaaataacctgagattgcatcattttgagatcatttccaattttgaatgaaactgaggaaaatttttccccagtttgattggattttttttctttgcattttcttcatcgcattcttcttactttttgcatttttttgcatttttcttttttttttcaaaaactaaatttgctccagtgtggggttcttttccctttttcatctcttttccaaagataaatttgccccaatatggggtttttctttcctttctgatcattttcaaaatgaatttgccccagtgtggggtttgcagttctcaggggttgccaaacgaaaattattgttctaatagctcaaaggggatgactagggatgaaatgttttgattggaaaggaagatggcctgacttgtgcctcgtcccttgcgcgatttccaaaaagaaatttgcataatcaaataaagaacttcttacacatgtccgagttgataggttgagggaacgtctgtccatccatttctcctttgaacacccaataagctttgtcaatttgaagTAAATAtgccttcgacttcgtctttcatcgctttagccctttgtttccttttcagaAGATCGGTGGCAGACATAGGTCATGCTTATGACATTCAGCTGTTTTTCATCAATTAGAATCAATCATTGGTAATCCTACTCTGACCAATCAGCTTCGAGCTTGGCAGGGGaggaatttttatcaatgaagggatcttggccttttccatgaaggtttttccaagggatggattttcaatggagggatttcaatgaagcaagttttataagggattttcaatgaaggttTTTCAAGGAAAGGAGTTTTAATGcaggaattttaaaatgaagggattttcaatgaagggctttatcgaattccagaacaaTGATATCcagagggtcaaataatttcacctttggccatcttaaaagaatttaaaagaatcaagacaataatcaaatcaaacaAATTATGCACTTCATGCAACTTCAAATCAAAGTGGATACAAgataaactcaattgcaaaagatgcctTCATTACACTATTCACATATGCAGGAAACAGTTTCTGgtgaaatttagtaaataacaacccctagatttaccaaagttcccttcgagagggaaaatactcggccatccaaatggtgcaacgtgccttcaagattctcagatTTCGTCACTGGAGGTGGGTGCCTCTAAAGTGTCCTCAtgtttgggaaaggggtttgtgctTACACTCTGTCCCTGTTCACCCTTTTTCTTTAGCACTATTACTCCGAATTCGATCATATCCTGGATTTCATGTTTCAATGCCCGACAATCATTGGTGGAATGCCCGGGagctccagaatgataagcGCAGACCGCTTGAGGGTCATAGCCAGAAGGAAAACGATTGGAatagactttaggaggtatAACACCAATTTTCCCGACAGCTTTCAATTGCTCATATAATTGGTCAACAGGCCGACCTAGATTGGTGAAGGTTCGGTTTGACGTTGAATTTTGGGTGTCACTGGTTTGTTGGTAGTAGTAATTTGGGCTAGGGGGTGGAATAGGTCTTGGGTTAAAAGGAGGGCGAGGTCTAGTTTGGAGACTTGGTTGAGGATTTTGAAAGGGTGGTGTGAGTACACTTGGATAATTTGGTCGAGGTCGAGAATGGTTAATAGTGGTATGATGGATAGGACGGAAGCTTGGGTAGTATGGATAGGGTGATGAATAAGCAAGGCGGTTTGAAAATCTAGGTCTGGCCGAGGGGCCCTGATTCCCAACAAAGGCAGTTTCCTCTTCTTTTCCCTTAGATTGGGATTTTTCCCCACTGTAATTCTGGCCTTGCAGAGCCTCTAGTTGCATCTTCAATGTTGACACATTAATAATTTTTCCGGCCTTCACAAACTCATCAAATTCTTCCAATTTATTGACAATTTCGGCAAAGGAACACCCGGTCATtcgaaaaatttcctcaaagtaAGGCGGGTCATGAGTTTTGATGAACGTGCGAACAATCTCGTTTTCAGTCATAGGAGGCTCCACTTTGGCGGCCAGTTTCCTCCATCTCTTCGCGTAcgtcttgtggtcctcagatgGTTTTCTTTTAGTCCCCTCAAGTGTGGCCCTCGTTGGAGCAAGCTCGCAATTGTATTCGTATTGCCTCATAAAAGCAGTTGACAAATCCATCCAAGATCTCATATCCTCCGGCTTCAAATTGGAATACCAATCCAACGCGTCACCTTCTAAGCTTTCAGGAAACAAACGAACTGGTAGATTCTCGTCATCTAttggcttgcccaacttgttggcaaacattCGGAGGTGCGTCTTGGGGTTGCCCGTTCCATCATACTTGCTAAACTTGGGTGTTTTGAAACCCATGGGCAATTGCATATCCGGAAATAGGCACAGCTCGTTGTAGTCCAACCCTCCTTGTTTGTTCAAGCCTTGGCCTTTCCTTATGAAATCCTCAAACTGATCCAATCGCTTTAGCAAATTCTTATCCACTGGTGCGGATGACTCCCCGGCTTCAATTTTCCCTTGAGCAGCGGTATCTAGGGTGAACGGCTCAGCGGTGGGGTAATAATAAGGTCCCCGTGGCTCGAATGGCATGCTCATAGTAATTGGCGGATACTTTTGGGGAATTTGGACATGAGGAGGGTTTGTTTGGATGTGAGATACATAAGCAGGTTGCGGGCCATGAGTGGGATAAGCAAAGGCTTCCTCAGGTGGGTTTATGACTTGTGAAGTAACAAAGGTTTGAGTATAAGGTAAAAATATGGGTTGAGGTCCAGATTGGCCAGGAGGTAAGGGCTCATGTTGTTCATCGCTAGCACCACTAGCTACCAATTGATCGATTACTCGCCGTTGGGCCATCATTTCAACGCTCAGCTCATTAAATCGGTTTAGAACTTCGCTCAATTGAGCTCCCATACTTGCCAAGTCAGTCGGTGATGTGGTGGCGGGCCTATCAGACGATTCTGGATgggtactcatgtttacactatCTCTTGAAGCTCGGTTACGCGATCGGGTGATAATGGGGCTTTTTCGGGTAGCTATATACTACCTGAGAATGTAGGAAAACCCTTATTAGATACCCTTCTTGATTGACTgctgtcaaaaagaaaagaaaaaaggaaaaaaagacaGGAGTTAGTAACAATTAgagtaattcggatgcatgtcctatgggggaaccctttttgtgccaagggtaggcctagcatgagaatgcaatcctctagggtaggcactataccatacctgacgaatccgatcaattgagtgaaaaataattttgaaaatttggccaattggaatgagaagagacgtttgttaaaatgaggacctcgtccgaagggatcgatcacttttgatcgatacaagaacttgcaaaaacgcacgggtttgaccttgacgaacttcctatcaaagagattggaattcgttgataaaatttctcagtgaattacgggtcaaaaccctaattgatcaagtgattggatgcaatggacggttttcttcaaaattgactagatttcccaatttggaatttcgacattgaaatcctaattggtcaaatgaaattgacaatttattaaaaatcgaccggattaccctaaaaagggaaacaggtcaaatgaattgaaagaaatttcaaaattaatcagaacaccctaaaaaagggtaaattgatcaagtaGATTAAACGGaccttgatttattcaaaaacggctcggttgcccttaaaaaaggtaaattggccaaatcagccgaacgaccctaaaaagggtaaatcggtcaaatgaatcgacgatttattcaaaatcgatcggatgaccctaaaaaggggaaattggtcaaatgaattgacgatttattcaaaaacgaccgggtgaccctaaaaagggtaaattggtcaaatgaattgatgatttgttgaatgaattggcaaaatggattggttgaattgtccggccattggttatttcaaaattattgaggtgcattagtctatgaccttctaaaaatcaaattttggcctcaatttatttattgtcTCAATAgcaggaatcatttgtgaatttcttcaaattaatgtccttcgcgcaagggatttttaccaattttgataaaatggtcaaaaagtgattattagatgctcatattccaaagatcactctacgaatgtgatcggatcctaccttaccttgtgcactacccctttggatggtacaaaatgtaaacgtgcaagtctcactggattaaatatccgagacataaggtggcttattcctaaccacgggattccctatgtggcattccctttctatggtttatgcaggatgccatttattaaagcgatgtaaatatgtgacaaatatggcctaaaggacataaataaggcatcgggggaaaaaggtctaaaatgaaatgtatttattggaaatcaagtgtaataactgaaatttaagcatgtgagctatctagtgggtgagtcactaaaagagtgccaaagaggccccttattgctatggcacatgaatgcaggccaagaaaacaaaaaaaatggttagtgcaattgatagtacacataacacattgtaacaacaagataaagcaatcaaagcaataaaaaggaaaaaggggttagacccctcccctcgtgaatagtgtccctagcttaggataaggccgactctaccctaggcaagctatcatggatgcatgaggttggggttcactaatgcatctagactcgatgagctcaggtccccgagccttcagacttagaaaccaagggtcaccaatcccaaggttctttgtcggtggctcgagcgattccccaaacaccgctacgcacacatcgtgtcacggctacgtgtttgagcgaatctatcaaaacctcaatcttcgaccaaaagctaaaggctatcaaccaatagctttaagtggaagattgagtgacccattggaacatgctacacacacatcgtgtcgtgatcacatgtccaagtgagtcacctaatcctaatagggtggagtggcgtgacaagccactaaagaaaaataaaagggataaaagaagtaaagcgtatgctcgtatgctagtgcttgtttggaggggagggatcaagaaccaacgcgaggctctagggtatgttcCCCACctaaatgcaatgcaaagcgcgagataaaacaagtacaacatacatccaatcaaccaatcatacatacgcaagtgagggaatagtttgatacgcgcgcgaggcaaaaggccctaaaatggaaaatgcaaccctaatacccaaatgctatacataaaaagggtagaaaaaggaaaagaatagctaaatcgaatgcttggacccacttaggaagtccccagtggagtcgccaactgtcgcgccccactttttggaaaaaataaaatgattgttttttttgttgaattttattgatttggaaaaaaatgattttttgttgataaaaacaaaaatgggtctaaatgggacttttgaaaatgcgacgatttgacccaaggaaaatagtttaaaaagggtttttatataaaaaatggagtcgccacttggtatagagttagggtgtaccaagtcacccaaaaaaaatgaattgtttaaagtaaaataggaaaaagtaagaaaccctttttaaacgactcctagtccacgtaaaacaaagaaaaaggttcgggggtcacatttgacgaaggggaaggcaaggataaaaatccaaggcaccccttcgacctagccaaggctagttgcgtgatttaacccttattttcctatattttctacccaaagtatgtattgcaaattggatttgactaatgaatgagaaatgcaatcctaaatctaagaaatgtctctgatgaggcttttgatcccattcacatgaattgtgaaggtcaataaggaaagacctcatagaaaatcacgaacgatgcaaatgaggactcaaatgagagtgtaagtgtgcaaagtgtagaaaaaaggtgcatgtgtgcaatttgaaagtgtttgtgtgcaaatgaataaaaatatgaatgctcgtgtgcaagtgaatgaaaatagtaaatatataagtaaaataggtgcaatgtgtgaggtgaaaagtaaagaaagtgaataagtgtgaatatgccatgtggatttaaaatatataattagtgaggaaaatagtgagaaaataatatgaaaatgcatgaacttagaggaatgcatcaggtcgggtacgggaatgacctctagtttttgtgattttaattttccctttgattagaaggaaaaactagcgtgctaaggctattttgaagccacactcgctcgtttcccttacccaagggggtttctcaggcaaatggaccctataattagcatgaaatgcaaaggcctaaaatgaaagggaaaaggttagagggacatgccagatgtcataaaaactgaaaaaatgcatgaaatgtagtggagCATGCGAATGTGAACTAACGAGGGGAAaaccctaagggtctagcgttggactagcccattctacgaattccgactagcattggactagcggaaacgtacattcatccatcacattcatttataaatatagaaagcaagtagacatgcaaaatcacttataacacgtagcacataacacttagcatgctcgactagatgcaatagcttaataaagcaaattaacacatagtaactaagcatgcaagacaaataagacgattaaagccctaactattacatttgctagctaaaacaaagagggaagggaaaatggaccaaattacttgctatgccctatctattacaggccaagaggtgtacacataccccataaatgaaaataaaagaaagatttaaaaatgaaataaaagtaaataaatgaaaggcattaataaacatttaagaaaaccaagtaggcatgcaattttcatttagcaagttggatcacatagggagatacacaaaaaagataaaagaaagtataccgtccccttttgtggtgctaataagttggaaaaggttctaaattggagctacaaccattaaacaaaggattaatgtaccaatttaatagtaaatcaaacaacacaaattcttcaaaaacaaaaattaaaggaccactaataactatgaaattgaaccattagatccctattaaaatcaagtttgaccaattcgctactgtgagtcaagtatctttctctactacactcaaaggaagcaggtaataacagcaaaagcaagagacaaAGTGCAACAAACATCCTTTCGGCAATTCTGCAACCTATTGCTGCAAAGatcacagggacccaattgattagttttctcaaatttgtgggtcataattgcataaggtgacacttgagggggccaaagtgcaaattttgaaaaaactttttcatgcaaaacatgcaAGAACGTGAAACAGGTTCTTCAATGAAGAAGTGTTTCtgcaatcaagaaatattaCCGCAGGTTACACTTTTTGCAAGCAAACTCCAACTTCAGCACAAGtttgatcaaaacatttcaaccAAGACGTCCAAAATCCTTATCCCAGCAACATGCAACATGATTTCAACATCCAAGCAAAGCAAAAACATAGCAGGGAAATTGTTCAAAATGTTAGAAGATGGCTTGGCAGAATTCTAGTTCATTCCTTTTTAGCAATTGTCTGGTCATGGTTCAAATGTTCCAAAACCCAAACATGTAAACCCAAACCAATCttccaaatcttctttttgcaaACAAGGTTAACTAACAAACTGAATGGCCGACACTTTAGTGAGCCAATGCAGGTAAGGAAACAGCAAATAGAATGCGGCAACTTTTTTTGgttctgctgcaaattttcaTGTGCAAAGTTCTGCATTTCAGCAAAGCAAATGCGTACAACagccttgaaattactccaatcCAACATGGCTAAACACCTATGAACAATGCAACTGATTTAATTAAGCTTCAACAACCGAAAATaaaaactgctgcactttgcTTTCAACTTAGATTTTCGATTCAAAAACAGCTTTGATTAGATGTTTTCAACTCCAATAAACTTCATTCAGACCAAACAAACAGAAAGACTTGACAACTTTATTcaaacaaacagaaaaattagcaacttcattcaaacagaaaaattagcaAAACATCAAAggtttgaaactccagcaaacaAATCTCTTGAGCTTAGGCAGTTCGCATGGAAGCTGCACTCAAGCATTTCGAATCACAAACCCATGCTCAAAATCCTGTTAAGCTTCTCATGCATACAAACTACAACTTTCGGTCAAGGCTGGAATTACTATCTAACAAAAACAGCAAAGTTTGGAACCGCAATGTAAGAAAATAGCAAGACACAACCGTAAATTTCTGGTGCAgcaaaaaatgaatatgcattttccagcaggcagttggtcttaaatccgaatttacctcggttgaatcattgtgctaagtacccaaaactaacatgcaaggctacttaatgaaatcACTATCATAactagttcaaatcaagttcgGTCAGCAActataatcatccacaattccagaaattctgttcaccaccctcggatgaacttgcatgtagcagttttctgtttcatattttttccttGCTTAGCCGAACTAATgaacttcatgcaaagcttaatcacctACTTCTTAGCTAGTTAATTACATTTAAAAGCTCAGATTACTCCAAAGAAAAAAGattaaagctgcatttctgTTTCAGCTCCTCGGCAAAACTATTTTcatcaaaaatcagattttccttttctttgattttctcATCCGGACACTCCAACCTCACATGCAAGTCCATATACAACTTAATCAACCTATAATCTATTGGTTTCAGTCCAGAGATTACCTCTACTGGAAGCTTACTCACGCGGCAGAAGCTGAAGTTGTCTTACTCTCCTCACGGCTAAATCACGCATGCGATGGATGATTGGCTGCCGTCTTGGTTGCCGGTGGTTGCAGGTGTGGTGGTGTTGCGGTTGGAGATGGATTGCAGCTGGTTGAAGTGAAAATGGAGAGTGCAGCAGCAACTCACGCACTGTCTCTTTCCTCAAGCTCACGGACAGAACCGAAGACTCGCAGCTCGCAcgcttcctttcttttcttttctctcggtTGCAGGTTGCAGCTCTCTCTCCCTCACTGGTTTCCTCACTTCGATCCTCTCGACTTGCAGAGTACAGAATGCCACTCCCTCTCTCGCACTTCGTCGATGATAACAAGGCAAAGGAAATGTTGTTGTGAGTTTTGTTTGGAGTTCACACACACGGCTAGCAGCAGAAATAATTTCCTCCCTTCGGCAGTCCAGAAATGCAGCCGGCTAGCTCTTCCTTTCCCTTGCTCCAACCTGCGACTAGGATGAAGATAATGTGACTCTCAATCTCTTCACCAACTCACGGATGAAAGGAAGATAGTCAGCTAGTCTCTCTCCTCCCTTTCTAGTTTACGGACAGAAAAGAAATCAGCCAGGAATTCGGCTCTCTCACTCGGTCGTTATTTCCAAGGAAGGTTGATCCCTTCAAAGCTCACGgcagaaagaaaaatggaattgcTATTGTAGTGCATTGGGAATTGTCCCCTCTGGAGTGTATGGTTAATGGAATGTTTATATTGAGGTTATTGTGAGTGGGGTTGGTCGGCAATAGCAATGGAAGGTGCTAGATTGGGAAGTGAAAtggaaatggattcggcagaaatggaattatgattttttctttctctttttttttccttttctcaacttaataatttaacaaaaataatagtaaaactaaataataataaaaacaacaattttaattacaaacacatcaaaatcaacaaactaaaaaataacaaaattaccattttcgatcttttctttcatttttcatcatttttcatcatttttcttcttttctttttttttcaaaataaattaacaaaaataaaccaaaatgccaaaaaaaattaaatttgaacgtatttttgtgaacaattttttttctctttttccatgatttttctacgttaaaacttaaaaattaaaatagaaactagaaactaaaaaaacacaaaagcaaccacgacaaaaatgagaataaaaagtaaaagaaattacaccaaaaatttggtgtctacagttccaataaattttccagccatgcaaccgaattcctagccataaagatcacatgcaacaccaaataaagagctatctatcagattgggtccaaaatcaagttcaaatgtcatcaaaaatcaccatttaaccagaaattcatccaatttCTCTCTCGGTTGTCATACATGTAAACAGATTTTATATTCCctcaattttcttgcttaaacATGTTGATTAACTTCATGCAAAGCTCAATCATCCAGCTGCTAATTAGCTAAACATACAACtgagctcagatcatcacaagtTAGCAatttaaagctgaaatttccagctcaagctctcggACAGACCCAATTCcttcaaaaatcagattttcttgtaacttagttcatcatctaaccacacaaccctacatgcatgcttataaacagcttcatcaacccataaacAACTAGTTTAAGTCCAGAAATTTACCTCAGCTTAAGACTTAGCTCACGCGACAAGCagctgcaaaattttcctcctcTCGGCTTTGCTCACGCACGCAGGGTTGGTTGGTCTGAGTTCAGTGGTTGCAGTTGTAATGATTGTGGTTGAATTCAGCACGGCTCACAGCAAGCTAGTTCACACACGAAACTCTGAAAAATCTctgctccctctcggctc encodes:
- the LOC113768389 gene encoding uncharacterized protein LOC113768389 is translated as MSTHPESSDRPATTSPTDLASMGAQLSEVLNRFNELSVEMMAQRRVIDQLVASGASDEQHEPLPPGQSGPQPIFLPYTQTFVTSQVINPPEEAFAYPTHGPQPAYVSHIQTNPPHVQIPQKYPPITMSMPFEPRGPYYYPTAEPFTLDTAAQGKIEAGESSAPVDKNLLKRLDQFEDFIRKGQGLNKQGGLDYNELCLFPDMQLPMGFKTPKFSKYDGTGNPKTHLRMFANKLGKPIDDENLPVRLFPESLEGDALDWYSNLKPEDMRSWMDLSTAFMRQYEYNCELAPTRATLEGTKRKPSEDHKTYAKRWRKLAAKVEPPMTENEIVRTFIKTHDPPYFEEIFRMTGCSFAEIVNKLEEFDEFVKAGKIINVSTLKMQLEALQGQNYSGEKSQSKGKEEETAFVGNQGPSARPRFSNRLAYSSPYPYYPSFRPIHHTTINHSRPRPNYPSVLTPPFQNPQPSLQTRPRPPFNPRPIPPPSPNYYYQQTSDTQNSTSNRTFTNLGRPVDQLYEQLKAVGKIGVIPPKVYSNRFPSGYDPQAVCAYHSGAPGHSTNDCRALKHEIQDMIEFGVIVLKKKGEQGQSVSTNPFPKHEDTLEAPTSSDEI